The following proteins are co-located in the Candidatus Lokiarchaeota archaeon genome:
- a CDS encoding pyruvate synthase yields MSLDFAKGIKEFRWHGRGGQGVVTSNQMLGKAALEEGNYIQCFPEFGPERTGAPVKAYLRISEKPIQIYAQVYTPSTVVCIDPTLLQVLNPAEGLDEDGTLVLNTDMSPAEVRDQFDFRKGTVTTVDASTIAMDIMGRPFYNMPTMAAAIKATGVVKLETAINTVMERYPGKVGELNKAAMERAVEEAEVD; encoded by the coding sequence ATGAGTCTTGATTTTGCGAAGGGCATAAAGGAATTCCGCTGGCACGGCAGAGGCGGTCAGGGCGTAGTGACCTCCAACCAGATGCTTGGAAAAGCAGCCCTGGAAGAAGGAAACTACATTCAGTGCTTCCCGGAGTTCGGGCCGGAGCGCACTGGCGCCCCTGTGAAAGCATATTTACGAATTAGTGAGAAACCCATCCAGATTTACGCTCAAGTGTATACGCCGAGTACTGTGGTTTGCATAGATCCAACCCTGCTACAGGTTCTAAACCCAGCAGAAGGATTGGATGAAGATGGCACCCTTGTTTTGAATACGGATATGAGCCCCGCAGAAGTACGGGATCAATTCGATTTCAGAAAGGGTACTGTAACTACGGTTGATGCGAGTACTATTGCTATGGATATCATGGGCCGTCCATTCTATAACATGCCCACGATGGCAGCAGCAATTAAGGCGACCGGCGTGGTCAAACTTGAGACTGCTATCAACACGGTCATGGAACGGTATCCAGGAAAGGTGGGCGAACTCAACAAAGCCGCGATGGAACGAGCGGTAGAGGAGGCTGAAGTAGATTGA
- a CDS encoding 4Fe-4S dicluster domain-containing protein — MAGNIIKPGNATEYKTGGWRSKRPIHIPEKCLWVKNGTCGLCWIFCPDDAIRLEEKDGEYVHIYDYDYCKGCGICAEQCPVDAIKMEDE; from the coding sequence ATGGCTGGCAATATTATCAAGCCAGGCAATGCGACGGAGTACAAGACCGGTGGCTGGAGGTCAAAACGGCCTATTCATATCCCCGAAAAGTGCTTGTGGGTGAAGAACGGCACGTGCGGTCTCTGTTGGATTTTCTGTCCAGATGATGCCATTCGGCTTGAAGAGAAAGATGGTGAATACGTGCACATCTATGACTACGACTATTGCAAGGGCTGTGGTATCTGTGCAGAACAGTGCCCTGTTGATGCAATAAAGATGGAGGATGAGTAG
- the porA gene encoding pyruvate ferredoxin oxidoreductase, with product MSRVTSVERVPDDQITIEGLTGDAAIAHALKQCDLDVLAAYPITPQTIIVEDFQKFVANGEVNTRVIPVESEHSAMSACIGASAVGGRVGTATASAGLALMWEILYCAASMRMPIVLNVANRALSAPINIHNDWSDSYGARDSGFIQIYTQSCQEAYDTTIMAFKLAEDHDVLLPAMVCIDGFILSHNVERVEMLPTEAVQDFLGTREPVLPLDPDDPITMGPLALTDYYFEFKEQQDRAMKNVPKAFKKVEEEFEKMTGRSYGMYEEYKTEDAEIIILTHSTTGGTAKAVADTLREKGEKVGVLRLRMFRPFPTEEIREILAGAKAVAIFEKCRSFGAASNPLALEVRTALYNLDERPMVCDFVVGLGGRDVPPTTIVDGIRKTEEYLEKGEAPLYETLGVRK from the coding sequence ATGAGTAGAGTGACGAGTGTTGAAAGAGTACCTGATGATCAGATTACGATTGAAGGACTGACTGGCGACGCAGCGATTGCACATGCGCTGAAGCAATGTGATCTTGATGTTCTCGCTGCGTATCCGATTACACCACAAACCATCATTGTAGAAGACTTCCAGAAGTTTGTTGCAAATGGTGAGGTGAATACACGAGTTATCCCGGTAGAATCTGAGCACAGCGCGATGTCGGCTTGTATTGGTGCATCGGCGGTGGGCGGCAGAGTTGGAACAGCTACTGCATCTGCTGGTCTGGCACTGATGTGGGAGATTCTGTACTGTGCGGCTTCCATGAGAATGCCTATCGTGCTCAATGTTGCAAACCGAGCCCTGTCAGCTCCCATCAATATCCATAACGACTGGAGCGACAGCTACGGTGCTCGTGACAGCGGCTTCATTCAAATCTACACGCAGAGCTGTCAGGAAGCCTACGATACGACAATCATGGCGTTCAAGCTTGCAGAAGACCATGATGTGCTTCTGCCCGCGATGGTATGTATTGACGGTTTCATTCTGAGCCACAATGTGGAACGTGTTGAGATGCTTCCTACCGAGGCTGTTCAGGATTTCCTGGGTACGAGAGAACCTGTTTTGCCCCTGGATCCTGACGATCCAATCACGATGGGTCCTTTGGCTTTGACCGACTATTATTTCGAGTTCAAGGAGCAGCAGGACCGGGCAATGAAGAATGTTCCCAAGGCGTTCAAGAAGGTCGAAGAAGAATTCGAAAAGATGACAGGACGCTCCTACGGCATGTATGAGGAATACAAGACCGAGGATGCCGAGATCATCATTCTGACCCATAGCACCACTGGCGGCACAGCTAAGGCAGTGGCTGATACTCTCCGAGAGAAGGGTGAGAAGGTGGGTGTGCTTCGACTTCGAATGTTCAGACCATTCCCGACTGAAGAGATTCGAGAGATTCTCGCCGGTGCAAAAGCAGTTGCCATATTTGAGAAATGTCGTTCCTTTGGTGCGGCAAGCAATCCGCTTGCTCTTGAAGTACGAACTGCACTCTATAACCTAGATGAACGTCCGATGGTTTGTGATTTTGTTGTTGGACTAGGCGGGCGAGATGTACCACCAACGACTATCGTTGATGGAATACGAAAGACAGAGGAGTACCTCGAAAAAGGTGAAGCTCCACTGTACGAAACACTGGGGGTGCGTAAGTAA
- a CDS encoding pyruvate ferredoxin oxidoreductase (catalyzes the formation of acetyl-CoA from pyruvate and coenzyme A): MATKLKDMLETDEILSSGHRMCAGCAAPVIVRLMGQALRGPTIVCEATGCLEVATTIYPYTAWKIPWIHVAFENASAVASGAFEAIEVMREKGRYKDEHVDVIAIGGDGGTFDIGFGSLSGALERGHDFVYMVYDNGAYQNTGIQRSGGTFPGQETTTSWAGSELPGKTQRKKPITEIVAAHKIPYAATVSPYYWRDFIKKFRKALEVDGPAFIHAISPCPRGWRSESSKSIELAKLAVETGMHPLYEIVDGEEYVMSTPSKRLKELKPIEEYMKPQGQFKHLFTDRWEDFREQIQEWVNEDWELLKKKCAEE, from the coding sequence ATGGCTACGAAACTCAAAGATATGTTAGAGACTGACGAGATACTTTCCTCTGGACACCGCATGTGCGCAGGGTGTGCAGCGCCGGTAATAGTAAGACTCATGGGTCAAGCCCTTCGTGGGCCCACTATTGTCTGTGAGGCAACAGGGTGTCTTGAGGTTGCGACCACGATTTACCCATACACAGCATGGAAGATTCCCTGGATTCATGTGGCGTTTGAGAACGCATCTGCTGTAGCATCAGGTGCTTTCGAAGCCATTGAGGTCATGAGGGAGAAGGGTCGCTACAAGGACGAGCATGTTGACGTCATTGCTATTGGCGGTGACGGTGGAACGTTTGACATCGGCTTCGGTTCTCTGAGCGGTGCTCTAGAGCGGGGCCATGACTTCGTCTACATGGTATATGATAACGGTGCCTACCAGAATACTGGGATTCAGCGCTCAGGAGGTACATTCCCTGGTCAGGAGACAACCACAAGCTGGGCCGGATCAGAATTGCCTGGAAAGACTCAACGCAAAAAGCCAATTACAGAGATTGTGGCAGCACACAAGATTCCTTACGCTGCCACTGTGTCTCCGTATTACTGGCGTGACTTCATCAAGAAGTTCAGAAAAGCGCTTGAAGTTGATGGACCAGCATTTATCCACGCAATATCCCCATGTCCGCGAGGATGGAGATCTGAAAGCTCCAAGAGTATCGAGTTAGCCAAGCTGGCTGTGGAGACTGGAATGCATCCACTCTATGAGATAGTGGATGGCGAAGAATACGTGATGTCAACTCCAAGCAAGCGGCTCAAGGAACTCAAGCCAATCGAGGAGTACATGAAACCACAGGGCCAGTTCAAACACCTGTTCACTGATCGCTGGGAAGATTTCCGCGAGCAGATACAGGAATGGGTCAATGAGGACTGGGAACTTCTGAAGAAGAAGTGTGCTGAAGAGTAA
- a CDS encoding DUF998 domain-containing protein translates to MGSFLCNTLSAWVKYSHSTPYCWTCCSLSRIAMELQIFRCTEKPETIHLRFTTDDVAYSDSLGLFALWRHCDLLPCVYMKAVSNRYVQVNNQGHESMSGYWKKHWPLTVSGGVLTIVFYCLFTGISWILYPGGYGPLTHYLSRLGNCDYSPFGAWFYNLGCVLTGAMLIPFFLGLLQWHTKHMYQRMVLSLGQILGVSSAVALMAIGIFSEDQGAPHILASSIFFELNFVVLILVSIGLLLHPSFVKIFGLYGLFIDFSSLFLAFSLGGPIVEWYTVFGALVFVAMVCLNTRKMDITLRSYFE, encoded by the coding sequence ATGGGATCTTTTCTCTGCAATACCCTTTCCGCCTGGGTCAAGTATAGTCATAGTACACCATATTGCTGGACTTGTTGCTCTCTTTCTCGGATTGCTATGGAGCTACAGATATTTCGATGCACGGAGAAACCAGAAACCATTCACCTGCGGTTCACGACGGATGATGTGGCTTACAGCGATTCTTTGGGCCTATTCGCTCTTTGGCGGCATTGTGATTTACTACCTTGCGTATATATGAAGGCTGTTTCCAATAGATACGTCCAAGTCAATAACCAAGGGCATGAGAGCATGAGTGGATATTGGAAGAAGCATTGGCCTTTGACAGTAAGTGGTGGGGTATTGACAATCGTCTTCTATTGCCTATTCACTGGGATCTCATGGATTCTCTACCCTGGGGGATACGGCCCACTAACACATTACCTGAGTAGATTGGGCAATTGCGATTATAGCCCGTTTGGAGCTTGGTTCTATAATCTTGGCTGTGTCTTAACTGGAGCGATGCTTATACCGTTCTTCCTTGGCCTACTACAGTGGCATACTAAGCACATGTACCAACGAATGGTCTTATCACTTGGACAAATACTGGGAGTTTCATCGGCGGTGGCTCTCATGGCAATAGGAATTTTCTCTGAGGACCAAGGAGCCCCTCACATACTCGCTTCATCAATCTTTTTCGAACTAAATTTTGTGGTTCTTATTCTTGTTTCCATTGGTCTTCTACTTCATCCAAGTTTTGTGAAGATATTCGGTTTATACGGACTATTCATAGATTTTTCCAGTCTTTTCCTAGCTTTTTCTCTTGGCGGTCCTATTGTCGAGTGGTATACGGTTTTCGGCGCACTTGTGTTTGTTGCGATGGTTTGTCTGAATACAAGAAAGATGGATATCACACTTCGAAGCTATTTTGAATGA
- a CDS encoding GTP-binding protein gives MQNRIPIFKVATIGEGGVGKTSIVVRYTEDKFDEDMRMTIGVNFATKKLLVRGEPLKLTIWDLGGQPRFYDVVGDYFNGTKFAIAVYDANRRYTLDRLDDWISRLREASPEADILIVGNKIDVRDDGSGVPIEEGRSFASKYGADCIEVSAKTGENIDELFRTVARNLHTEHMQ, from the coding sequence ATGCAGAACAGAATTCCAATATTCAAAGTAGCCACTATTGGAGAAGGTGGCGTCGGTAAAACGAGTATTGTAGTGCGCTACACAGAAGACAAGTTCGATGAGGACATGCGAATGACAATAGGCGTAAACTTCGCCACCAAGAAACTTCTAGTTCGAGGAGAGCCACTAAAGTTGACTATCTGGGATTTGGGCGGACAACCAAGATTCTATGATGTTGTTGGTGACTACTTCAACGGAACAAAATTCGCAATAGCAGTATACGACGCGAACAGAAGGTACACTTTGGACCGTCTAGACGACTGGATATCAAGGTTGAGAGAAGCAAGTCCAGAAGCGGATATCCTTATAGTTGGCAATAAAATCGACGTGAGAGATGATGGCTCGGGAGTGCCAATAGAGGAAGGACGTTCATTTGCTTCCAAGTATGGAGCAGACTGTATCGAAGTCTCGGCTAAGACTGGTGAAAACATAGACGAATTATTCCGTACAGTGGCTCGTAACCTTCATACCGAACATATGCAATAA
- a CDS encoding Lrp/AsnC family transcriptional regulator gives MVKSYVLIKTQAGKEDKVLRDLGAMNVVEEAHKVFGEFDIVAEVRARDMEAIVEVVTERIRKVEAIEDTQTLLVIDLELDMTSTGLAN, from the coding sequence ATGGTGAAAAGCTACGTACTCATTAAAACACAAGCTGGAAAGGAAGACAAGGTCCTCCGCGATTTAGGGGCTATGAACGTTGTTGAGGAGGCTCACAAAGTATTTGGGGAATTCGATATCGTGGCCGAGGTCAGAGCCCGTGATATGGAAGCAATTGTAGAGGTAGTCACCGAGCGAATACGGAAAGTCGAAGCTATCGAAGATACACAAACCCTCCTTGTTATCGATCTTGAGCTTGATATGACCTCCACCGGCTTGGCAAATTGA
- the galT gene encoding galactose-1-phosphate uridylyltransferase, with protein MSRLRWNPLLGEWVITTPSRADRPFQEDERKCPFCPGQEETTGNWKVLTLDNKFSALDPTVGPVPLEGGLVMDAPAYGTCKVIILSPNHNEQIEDMDEEQILLVFNEYLEVFEKLDTMKGISYVMQFENRGQSIGVSLNHPHAQVYALPFIPPRIRREINQSKKKWVDENTCLICEVIQNELEQGTRILKETDEFVSCVPFFARLPYEVHIYPKRHVHSLSGLDDSLLGLGKMVRDVVKRYSNVFDETAYVMSFHTRPSTGDYPFWHFHVEFYPPWRDKSRRKHLAGIELGAGTYTNDSLPEQRAQELREAL; from the coding sequence ATGAGCCGCTTGCGTTGGAACCCACTCTTAGGAGAATGGGTAATCACTACTCCCAGTAGAGCTGATCGCCCATTTCAGGAAGATGAGCGAAAATGTCCCTTCTGTCCGGGCCAAGAAGAAACGACAGGAAATTGGAAGGTCCTTACACTCGATAACAAGTTCTCAGCTTTGGATCCCACAGTTGGACCAGTGCCACTCGAAGGCGGCCTGGTGATGGACGCCCCTGCGTATGGCACATGCAAAGTTATTATTCTATCCCCAAATCACAATGAGCAGATAGAGGATATGGATGAAGAACAGATTCTCTTGGTATTCAATGAGTATCTCGAAGTTTTTGAAAAATTAGACACGATGAAAGGAATTTCTTATGTCATGCAGTTTGAAAACAGAGGGCAATCCATTGGCGTAAGTCTTAATCACCCCCATGCGCAGGTCTACGCGCTGCCTTTCATTCCGCCGCGAATACGCCGCGAAATCAACCAGTCGAAGAAAAAATGGGTGGATGAGAATACGTGCCTCATTTGTGAAGTGATACAGAATGAGCTTGAACAGGGAACGCGCATTCTCAAGGAGACTGATGAATTCGTATCATGTGTTCCCTTCTTTGCCAGACTCCCATATGAGGTGCATATCTATCCAAAAAGGCATGTTCACAGCTTGAGTGGATTAGATGACAGTTTGCTGGGTCTAGGGAAAATGGTGCGTGATGTTGTCAAGAGATATAGCAATGTCTTTGATGAGACAGCTTATGTCATGTCATTTCACACTCGACCATCCACAGGAGATTATCCATTCTGGCATTTCCATGTAGAGTTCTATCCACCTTGGCGGGACAAAAGCCGACGTAAACATCTGGCTGGCATTGAACTTGGAGCAGGGACTTACACAAATGATTCTCTCCCTGAGCAACGCGCTCAAGAACTTCGGGAGGCTCTTTAG
- the galK gene encoding galactokinase gives MEHSHTQMKTALADLIDADFHYPVLSRAPGRVEILGNHTDYNGGLVLSSTIDRYVYSLGVGADEVHLFSLDFDEEIEFFLGGLSPSGRTEWHDYVRGVYWAMARRGYNVNGIAAVVTGDIPIGAGLSSSAALEVSFVNLIAELNDLHLEPKIKAMIAFEAERIYCAVACGIMDQFTSQLGKENSVLRINCSSLQTRSIPLPADLSLVVTDSKVSRPAGEALNERKSECQEALNLLKKNDWEIANLSSVTPNQLSEASEILEETLMKRVRHVVEENQRVKDGFRALERGNLILFGELMYASHSSSKSLYEVSHPKLDLLVDIARNAEGVIGSRLTGAGFGGSTISIVKSSMVDSFADRIKQEYLHETGIEPQVMKCEIPEGATLRRIDV, from the coding sequence GTGGAACATTCACATACCCAAATGAAAACAGCTCTTGCCGATTTGATAGATGCCGATTTTCATTACCCGGTACTGTCGAGAGCACCCGGACGCGTTGAGATTCTAGGCAACCATACTGACTACAATGGAGGCCTCGTCTTGTCCTCGACGATTGACAGGTATGTCTATTCATTGGGGGTTGGGGCTGATGAAGTACACCTGTTTTCTCTGGATTTCGATGAGGAGATTGAATTCTTTCTAGGAGGGTTGTCACCAAGCGGAAGGACAGAATGGCATGATTATGTTCGTGGTGTCTATTGGGCTATGGCGCGCCGCGGTTACAACGTGAATGGTATAGCTGCTGTTGTAACAGGTGACATTCCAATAGGAGCGGGCCTGAGTTCTTCAGCGGCTTTGGAAGTATCTTTCGTCAATTTGATAGCAGAACTAAACGACTTGCATCTGGAACCCAAGATAAAAGCGATGATTGCCTTTGAGGCCGAACGTATCTACTGTGCAGTAGCTTGTGGCATAATGGATCAATTTACCAGCCAACTCGGTAAGGAGAATTCTGTTCTTCGCATCAACTGTTCGTCTCTTCAAACAAGAAGCATCCCTCTTCCTGCTGATTTGAGTTTAGTAGTGACAGACAGCAAGGTGTCTCGACCGGCAGGTGAAGCGTTGAATGAACGCAAATCGGAATGTCAAGAAGCGTTGAACTTGCTGAAGAAGAACGATTGGGAAATTGCGAATCTTAGCTCAGTAACACCGAATCAGCTGTCCGAAGCTTCGGAGATTCTTGAGGAGACTTTGATGAAACGTGTTCGCCATGTAGTCGAAGAGAATCAACGAGTAAAAGACGGATTCCGAGCACTCGAGCGTGGTAATTTGATCCTGTTTGGAGAACTCATGTACGCCTCTCATTCCAGCTCAAAATCTCTATATGAGGTCAGCCACCCAAAACTAGACCTCCTTGTTGATATTGCACGGAATGCAGAAGGAGTCATTGGTAGCCGCTTGACGGGAGCAGGATTTGGTGGATCAACTATTTCTATTGTCAAATCCTCAATGGTTGACTCTTTTGCAGATAGAATCAAACAGGAATACTTGCATGAGACTGGTATCGAACCGCAGGTCATGAAATGTGAAATTCCTGAAGGGGCTACTCTCAGAAGGATTGACGTTTAG
- a CDS encoding DNA-3-methyladenine glycosylase has product MQEISLSFFARKTDQVAIDLIGKRIKKGKMQGRIVETEAYMAEPGSHAYRGKTPRNEIMFGPPGRVYVYICYGMYNMLNFVCEERGIPGAVLIRALEPLQGIKTMRENRDGNENLTNGPGRLTQALGIDRSHNGEKIGETIKVLDSVWQVGEIEQTTRIGLSEGSELPLRFYEKQNKWISRK; this is encoded by the coding sequence ATGCAAGAGATATCTCTGTCATTCTTTGCGCGAAAAACGGATCAAGTAGCCATCGATTTAATCGGCAAACGGATTAAGAAAGGCAAAATGCAGGGAAGGATAGTGGAGACAGAAGCATATATGGCCGAACCTGGTTCCCACGCATATAGAGGGAAGACTCCACGAAACGAAATCATGTTTGGTCCACCAGGAAGAGTCTACGTGTATATCTGCTATGGAATGTATAATATGCTCAATTTTGTGTGTGAAGAAAGGGGTATACCTGGAGCCGTCCTAATCAGAGCTCTCGAACCATTGCAAGGCATCAAGACGATGCGCGAGAATCGTGATGGAAATGAGAACCTAACAAACGGGCCAGGTAGATTAACTCAAGCACTGGGAATAGACCGTTCTCACAATGGTGAGAAAATCGGAGAAACGATTAAAGTATTAGATTCTGTTTGGCAAGTTGGAGAGATTGAACAGACAACTAGAATTGGATTGTCAGAAGGATCCGAATTGCCGCTTCGCTTCTATGAAAAGCAAAACAAATGGATAAGCAGGAAGTGA
- a CDS encoding GNAT family N-acetyltransferase, with product MSEELDVQIVRYKPEMAAELAEMYNSWDELWISGYTQGVPYDAQRVRDRYDKMSAIAILIAVKSDDGKPVGSCTLHEHWRDEDAAYVGVLGVRPEALGKKVGKKLLLRSIQIVRNEGYKRVDLHTWAGNTRAVPLYKKVGLMWNPEASGVHMEDYIPAILEHPFSEPFFDGMQENEWYDFQKRELTQKPDEMTYKGMDVYAYNFERDQDDLTVIVDRHARAISSIDRTVNGQRITISARVDSHKVLCGVTGQYILEVINDSDEQLSFTVNLNSFPALEFKGEPSIEFDVDSGDTYQWTVPFVVSSSAPIHRENIRSPAIDSNIHMNGVEMNFQTGMVIKPIADIKNRWPHSRVIPGGSSNVPITVLSSIEEECSAILNLEVDHSSFKIEPRESRIDISREGISGVNALVSADYETEPGEYAIVAKIKTDEKLGENGKTIETRDFKIPLFCGESGIVSAFEDKRNNDVIINGVNYQATMSLEGAMLRVRDIHNRTGSLFQVRSQVGPPFGMDPFRYAERDFSTEKSDEGITVSVVGRHPERPLKIEDRVFFQHESGVISHEVLITNEGENRQKLQLRVYCGSQGIDLSPGTVTVPLKDGIVKQGLIHDLFTHPSVPSSPDTFSEGWIASNKRGLTKGQLFDLEAIDEIHMGNDQTAYLQYPLRTLEPGETARISKIWFLTKASDWQDVRRTWQEKILRKSSIEFGQQESLEMHSIVDISVDSCTIDEPCDCEIHAQIHKRIVAPLTVEASVQAPNGWSAEVIPPSEDEPAEQIELKDVTSLRIRLTPTEAFPDGFRIHEGTIVIQAATTYKKDFRIIQLGESNTRVSVDQLEDSGLQSYEVYNGLIRFRVSPEYGGCVYSLKNSKGTELLVSTFPEGGPKPGAILANYYGGIQPITWDDELNENLSSAETNKEDMSASICEKGLWRGVEISWTGKVQDSVKGVSFRLQYYTFPNSPLLAARWIIKNSTSAPVKISPTFVVDPAFDGDVSNIMTHMNWEGEKQNVKLARYPLAIMPSSNCIWIEDEVLSEEEPLGLGLTASFEEAELLYIGVGDLILTGTSSLNRQLLPGKELVTTSWFMVNPQSLQELDLLRKVADDLI from the coding sequence ATGTCTGAGGAACTCGATGTTCAAATTGTTAGATACAAGCCCGAAATGGCTGCGGAACTTGCTGAAATGTATAACTCGTGGGATGAACTGTGGATTAGCGGATACACTCAAGGCGTTCCCTATGATGCTCAGCGGGTACGAGACCGATATGACAAGATGAGTGCCATTGCCATACTTATAGCCGTGAAATCTGATGACGGCAAACCTGTTGGATCCTGTACCTTACACGAACATTGGCGAGACGAGGATGCTGCATATGTTGGTGTGTTAGGGGTTAGGCCTGAGGCTCTCGGCAAGAAAGTTGGCAAGAAGTTACTTCTTAGGTCTATTCAGATTGTGCGCAATGAGGGTTACAAGCGAGTAGACCTACACACTTGGGCTGGCAATACGCGGGCCGTTCCGCTTTACAAGAAAGTCGGACTTATGTGGAACCCTGAAGCTTCTGGAGTTCACATGGAGGATTATATTCCTGCAATTCTCGAACATCCGTTTTCAGAGCCTTTCTTCGACGGAATGCAGGAGAATGAATGGTATGATTTTCAGAAACGGGAACTAACCCAAAAGCCAGATGAAATGACCTACAAGGGGATGGATGTTTATGCCTACAATTTCGAGCGCGACCAAGACGATTTGACGGTCATAGTCGATCGTCATGCGAGGGCGATATCTTCCATAGATCGCACAGTAAACGGCCAGCGTATCACCATATCTGCCAGAGTTGACAGTCATAAGGTTCTTTGTGGAGTCACTGGGCAGTATATTCTCGAAGTGATTAACGATAGCGACGAACAGCTCTCGTTTACGGTCAATCTGAACTCATTCCCTGCTCTTGAATTCAAGGGAGAGCCCTCGATTGAATTTGATGTTGATTCTGGTGATACATACCAATGGACAGTACCATTTGTTGTCAGCTCCTCTGCTCCTATTCATAGAGAGAACATTCGGTCCCCTGCAATAGATTCCAATATACACATGAATGGGGTTGAGATGAATTTCCAAACTGGAATGGTCATCAAGCCTATTGCGGACATTAAGAATCGATGGCCTCATTCGAGAGTTATCCCTGGCGGTTCTTCTAATGTACCAATTACCGTATTGAGTTCTATTGAGGAAGAGTGCTCTGCAATTCTGAATTTAGAAGTCGATCATTCGTCATTCAAAATTGAACCACGAGAGAGTAGAATTGATATTTCACGAGAGGGGATTTCAGGGGTCAATGCTCTTGTTTCCGCTGATTATGAAACAGAACCTGGAGAATACGCAATAGTAGCGAAAATCAAAACTGATGAGAAACTAGGTGAGAATGGAAAGACCATCGAAACGCGAGATTTCAAGATTCCTCTCTTCTGTGGTGAATCAGGAATTGTTTCTGCCTTTGAAGACAAAAGGAACAATGATGTCATTATCAATGGAGTGAATTACCAAGCTACTATGAGCCTTGAGGGTGCAATGCTGAGAGTACGAGATATTCACAATAGGACCGGTTCGCTCTTTCAGGTACGTTCACAAGTTGGACCTCCTTTCGGAATGGATCCTTTCAGATATGCTGAACGAGATTTCTCAACGGAGAAGAGTGATGAGGGTATTACTGTATCGGTGGTGGGCCGTCACCCTGAAAGACCTTTGAAAATTGAAGACCGAGTTTTCTTCCAGCATGAAAGCGGTGTAATATCTCACGAAGTTTTGATAACCAACGAAGGTGAAAATAGACAAAAGCTGCAATTGCGTGTGTACTGTGGAAGCCAAGGTATTGATTTGTCTCCTGGAACTGTGACTGTTCCACTCAAAGACGGCATTGTCAAACAAGGTCTTATTCACGACCTTTTCACACACCCTTCCGTACCTAGTTCTCCAGACACATTCTCCGAGGGTTGGATTGCATCGAATAAACGCGGGCTAACTAAGGGCCAACTCTTCGATTTGGAGGCAATTGATGAAATTCACATGGGCAACGATCAAACTGCATACCTCCAATATCCCCTTAGAACCTTGGAGCCCGGAGAAACGGCGAGAATTTCCAAAATATGGTTTCTCACCAAAGCAAGTGATTGGCAGGATGTTAGGAGAACATGGCAGGAAAAAATCTTGCGTAAGTCTTCCATTGAATTTGGACAACAGGAATCGCTGGAAATGCATTCCATTGTAGATATCTCAGTAGATTCCTGTACTATTGATGAGCCATGCGATTGCGAAATCCACGCCCAGATACATAAGCGAATTGTTGCCCCCCTAACGGTTGAAGCTTCTGTTCAGGCTCCAAATGGATGGTCGGCAGAGGTAATTCCACCTAGTGAAGATGAACCCGCTGAGCAAATTGAGCTTAAAGACGTGACTTCACTCAGAATAAGACTAACTCCAACGGAAGCATTTCCTGATGGTTTCCGTATCCATGAGGGGACTATAGTAATCCAAGCTGCTACCACTTACAAGAAGGACTTTCGCATCATTCAACTCGGTGAATCGAATACTCGTGTTTCTGTTGATCAGTTGGAAGACAGCGGACTTCAGTCCTATGAAGTTTACAATGGTTTAATCCGGTTCAGGGTTTCTCCTGAGTATGGCGGCTGCGTTTACTCATTGAAAAATTCGAAGGGTACTGAGCTGCTGGTTTCAACTTTCCCTGAGGGAGGACCTAAACCAGGTGCGATACTTGCAAATTATTATGGCGGAATACAACCGATAACTTGGGATGACGAACTGAACGAAAACCTATCGAGCGCTGAGACCAACAAAGAGGACATGTCTGCCAGCATATGCGAAAAGGGGTTGTGGCGTGGAGTTGAGATTTCTTGGACTGGAAAGGTCCAAGATTCAGTAAAGGGCGTTTCTTTCCGTCTTCAGTATTACACATTCCCAAACTCTCCTTTACTTGCAGCCAGATGGATTATCAAGAATTCTACCTCCGCCCCTGTTAAGATATCTCCTACTTTTGTGGTAGATCCCGCATTCGACGGCGACGTATCCAATATCATGACACATATGAATTGGGAAGGGGAGAAACAGAATGTCAAGCTAGCTAGATACCCTCTTGCCATAATGCCTTCATCCAATTGCATATGGATTGAAGACGAGGTTCTTTCAGAAGAGGAACCCCTGGGTTTGGGTCTTACAGCGTCATTTGAAGAGGCTGAACTATTATACATCGGAGTTGGTGACTTGATTCTTACTGGTACTAGTAGCCTCAACCGTCAGCTTCTTCCCGGAAAGGAACTAGTTACAACTTCTTGGTTTATGGTGAACCCACAGTCTCTGCAGGAACTTGACCTGCTTAGGAAGGTCGCTGATGACCTGATCTGA